In Archocentrus centrarchus isolate MPI-CPG fArcCen1 chromosome 21, fArcCen1, whole genome shotgun sequence, the following are encoded in one genomic region:
- the LOC115800924 gene encoding zinc finger BED domain-containing protein 4-like encodes MKCAFKVHMPQQQSDDSESEEDNLDNEHLWEDINLAEDTELPWSSGERLSCFAHSLQLVVNDGMKEVRTISRSIAKTSRFTTLLHSSSQFKDKFEAMFGTNRTVPAASMTRWNSTFKQVQALIALDHKALNEMCTKDYEDVVFSTREWNQLKELSAVLAPFSEATDLTEGEKSVTISMVVPTVLDLNTHLLKMEETRMQCRPLVAALKQSLMKRFSGIFIKINMAKESGREQPFNHNVYFFATMLDPQFGLSWVDLDVTNGGNAASVKKFREELKKTLTDTLIFEVENMMDSKDETGSEARNVDPASDSPPAKCPRLLSRYKAHKKRSSVQDSSIVTQISKYFDAVRDSDPDNALVFWAKNHARFPQLHNLALKVLSVPASSAPVERVFSRGGIIMRPHRARLGHRMLQSLMFLKCNQTLL; translated from the exons atgaaatgtgcttttaaaGTACACATGCCCCAACAGCAATCTGATGACAGTGAGAGTGAGGAGGATAATCTAGATAACGAGCACTTGTGGGAGGACATTAATTTAGCAGAAGACACAGAATTACCCTGGTCATCAGGTGAACGTCTTTCCTGCTTTGCACACTCTCTGCAGTTAGTTGTGAATGATGGCATGAAGGAGGTTAGGACCATTTCCCGCTCCATAGCCAAAACATCACGGTTCACAACTCTATTACATAGCAGCTCACAATTCAAAGACAAGTTTGAGGCTATGTTTGGCACTAATAGGACTGTTCCAGCTGCAAGCATGACTCGTTGGAACAGTACATTTAAACAAGTACAGGCCCTCATAGCTCTGGACCACAAAGCCCTGAACGAAATGTGCACTAAGGATTATGAGGATGTGGTGTTTAGCACCCGTGAGTGGAACCAACTGAAGGAACTGAGTGCAGTTCTTGCTCCATTTTCTGAGGCAACAGAcctgacagaaggagagaaatcAGTTACCATTAGTATGGTGGTTCCAACTGTCCTGGACTTGAATACACACCTCCTCAAGATGGAGGAGACCCGAATGCAGTGCCGgccattagttgcagccctcAAGCAGTCTCTGATGAAAAGATTTTCTGGAAtctttataaaaataaacatggccaaagagAGCGGAAGAGAGCAACCTTTTAACCACAATGTGTACTTTTTTGCTACCATGCTGGATCCGCAGTTTGGCTTAAGCTGGGTGGACTTAGATGTTACCAATGGGGGAAATGCAGCATCAGTGAAGAAGTTCAGAGAAGAACTTAAGAAGACTCTGACAG ACACATTGATCTTTGAGGTGGAGAACATGATGGACAGTAAAGATGAAACGGGCTCAGAAGCCAGGAATGTGGATCCAGCCAGTGATTCACCACCAGCTAAATGTCCTCGCCTTCTGTCCCGCTACAAGGCCCACAAGAAACGCAGCTCAGTGCAGGATTCAAGTATTGTAACACAGATAAGCAAATACTTTGATGCCGTCCGTGACTCTGATCCTGACAATGCACTTGTCTTCtgggccaaaaaccatgccagaTTTCCACAACTCCACAATTTGGCATTGAAGGTGCTATCAGTCCCTGCCTCCTCTGCACCAGTGGAGAGGGTTTTCAGTAGAGGAGGCATTATAATGAGACCCCATCGTGCACGTTTAGGTCACAGAATGTTGCAATCtctcatgtttttaaaatgcaacCAAACTTTACTTTAA
- the LOC115800923 gene encoding uncharacterized protein LOC115800923, producing the protein MCRSIVHAWVFDFCFNNQRIVMEGAERRSVSDLLREAANRLDELERASAGSTPQAQGPTITPRINTMSTTPGMSNVAGRHPVDVEVSRLFTSRSSRRHQRRSNATVSLATYTHIFCCLGRKDSTVVPRRPEKECLQRAGLGERRICFRGDFHSCEELTDCLYQNFPKLRTAGGYELLKSSGNTRSRQLSVIQCPNEGYSVQYLKEPSTMIHHSIIYIRPLQCHLSLEPEETEGPSNTYFGPLTPCLLCGEEFPFSQIRQHNQSCSRRSQDDRERQTESENGEESVPSTSGASRSSSRQQVADIVVTLETGSDQAGPSTALSTQQPNPPDIQRDLGHAWITEVVPAKASELYIESVHEANKDKESLSFTLSLRDTLKERNRAILRFYKRPRVQWTNPLRCHLIGDAAIGEGVNRHVLSIVMSNLQNGFLLDDETELKTLLFEGEQDHLTPSTSRLLLESDFFVVAGRIIGHSFLNGGPCLVGLSQGIIHVLFGGEPETATVTESDCADQDVREVIRMLQGTKDLSEEEKSVVLSLTLPWDLPGVTVNNRHWLQEKILLHAVLERTAQQVKQIRRGLKDTGVWEFFSSRPDAVPVLFPRASEAEITPQMVIDNINWPKDEDIDEDILSLDDHCLIMSFLRRFIENGTSDILKSLLTFWTGWGVVCSNLEVEVIDCSLPQSSTCFLTLKLSKNHKNYEDFHQDLMASISSAYSGFGQI; encoded by the exons atgtgcagatcgattgtgcatgcctggGTCTTTGACTTCTGTTTTAACAACCAACGTATTGTAATGGAGGGAGCGGAAAGACGGTCTGTGTCGGACTTGTTAAGGGAAGCTGCAAATAGATTGGATGAGTTGGAACGCG CATCTGCCGGTTCAACTCCACAAGCACAAGGCCCCACCATAACGCCAAGGATCAACACaa TGTCAACAACACCTGGAATGTCAAATGTTGCAGGACGACATCCTGTTGATG TTGAGGTGTCAAGACTGTTTACAAGCAGATCAAGTAGAAGGCATCAAAGACGCAGCAATGCAACTGTCAGCCTcgccacatatacacacattttttgttGCCTTGGGCGAAAAGATTCAACAGTTGTTCCGAGGCGACCAGAGAAGGAATGTCTCCAAAGGGCAGGACTAGGTGAGCGGCGCATATGTTTCCGAG gtgACTTTCACAGCTGTGAGGAATTAACAGATTGTCTTTATCAAAACTTTCCAAAGTTGAGGACTGCAGGGGGCTATGAGTTGCTCAAAAGCTCTGGTAACACAAGGAGCCGCCAGCTCTCTGTTATACAGTGCCCAAATGAAGGGTACAGTGTGCAATATCTGAAGGAACCAAGCACTATGATTCACCACTCTATAATTTACATCCGCCCTCTACAGTGCCATCTCAGCTTGGAGCCG GAAGAAACTGAGGGACCTTCTAACACATATTTTGGACCACTGACGCCATGTCTTCTTTGTGGAGAGGAATTTCCGTTTTCACAGATAAGGCAACACAATCAGTCTTGTTCAAG ACGATCACAGGATGACAGGGAAAGACAGACTGAAAGTGAGAATGGAGAGGAATCTGTCCCTTCCACCAGTGGGGCAAGTCGCAGCTCTTCACGGCAACAAGTTGCAGATATAGTGGTGACACTGGAGACAGGTTCAGATCAGG CTGGTCCTTCAACTGCTCTAAGCACACAGCAGCCTAATCCTCCAGATATTCAGAGGGACCTCGGACATG CTTGGATTACAGAAGTAGTTCCAGCCAAAGCGTCTGAGCTGTACATTGAGTCAGTACATGAAGCAAACAAGGATAAAGAGAGTCTTTCATTTACCCTGAGTTTAAGAGATACCCTGAAGGAAAGGAACCGTGCCATTCTGAGATTCTACAAAAGGCCACGGGTGCAGTGGACTAACCCACTGCGATGTCATCTCATag gtgatgCTGCCATTGGAGAGGGTGTTAATAGACATGTACTTTCAATAGTCATGTCAAACCTTCAGAATGGATTCTTGCTTGATGACGAAACTG AACTGAAGACATTGCTGTTTGAGGGTGAGCAGGACCATCTCACTCCCTCTACATCGAGGCTGCTCCTAGAAAGCGACTTTTTCGTGGTGGCGGGTCGAATTATCGGCCACAGCTTTCTGAATGGTGGTCCTTGTCTGGTTGGTCTCAGCCAAGGAATCATCCATGTGCTGTTTGGAGGGGAACCAGAAACAGCCACTGTAACTGAGTCAGATTGTGCTGACCAAGATGTCCGTGAGGTCATAAGAATG TTACAGGGAACAAAGGATTTGTCAGAGGAGGAGAAATCCGTGGTTCTCTCTTTGACGTTGCCATGGGATCTTCCTGGAGTTACAGTCAATAACAGACATTGGCTCCAAGAAAAAATACTCCTCCATGCT gTTTTGGAAAGAAcagcacaacaggtgaaacaaatccGAAGAGGGCTGAAAGACACAGGTGTGTGGGAATTTTTCAGTTCCAGGCCTGATGCTGTGCCAGTACTTTTTCCAAGGGCCAGTGAGGCAGAGATAACCCCACAG atggtAATCGATAACATAAACTGGCCTAAAGATGAAGATATAGATGAAGACATACTCTCGTTGGATGATCACTGTCTGAtcatgagcttcctccgaagatTCATAGAAAATG GAACATCAGACATCCTCAAGAGTTTACTAACATTCTGGACTGGCTGGGGTGTGGTATGCTCCAATCTCGAGGTCGAAGTTATTGACTGCAGTCTCCCACAGTCGTCCACTTGCTTCCTGACTTTGAAGCTAtccaaaaaccacaaaaactaTGAAGACTTCCACCAAGACCTTATGGCAAGCATTTCTTCGGCCTATTCTGGTTTTGGTCAGATTTAA